TTTCTTATTACTCAAAAGTTTCCGCCGCTTTCTATTACCAAATCAGGTAGCACTTGCTACTGTACAATTGAAATTCCTGCGGTATCTTTCAGGCGACCTTGTACGCCCCAACCTCCCATAGGAAAGGTTTCTGTGACTCCCATCCACAGTTCATTTCTTCCTTGTTTTAGTGGCAAATACACCGTATCATAGTAACCAACCGTGCCTAAAAAGCGATAATCTCTTGAGCGAAAAGTATCACTGCCACTATATACCAGTTGGTCATTTAAGTAAACTTTTACTTGGTCGCTAAAGCCAAATTCTAGTGGCTTCATTTGGTCGCGTTCTGAATTAATGATTGTGCGAACAAAAATTGTATCTTTTCCTTCAGCAAAACGGTCTGCTTTGGCTAGGTTTAGCAATCCCATGCGCTCAGTGCTAAGTTTTTCCCAACTCAATTGTTGCTTTTCGTTGGCACTTAAATTAACTTTACCTTCTAAAGTTTTTCCATCAAAAGCATTTGAAACAAACCAAGAATTAATAGTTCCCGCGGGGACGGGTTCTAACTCTGGGGCTTGTCCTTTTAAAGGTGGGTTACTAACGCTGGTATAAGTAAAGTTGGCAAAATGCCCTGGCGCAAAATTTTCGACAATTAAGCCGACTTTCCCTGGTTCGAGTTCACGCTTCATGTCGTGGATAAACAAAACTGGCTCATTCATATCATCGACATAAACTTCGCCTTGCTCTCCAGAAACCACAACTTTAACATGAATCCACTCATTGAAAGGATATTCAATGGGAACGCCAAATCCGTCACCATAATATAGTTGCCAGCCAGTAACTTTATTAAAGACAGGCGAATATTGATTAGCATCAGGATTACCTGATTGGTGGGGTCGCATATAGAACTTTTCATAGTTTTCTAAGTCCTGTATACGCCACAGCGTCCCAATAAAACCTCGTGCTTTGTCGAAGGCAACATCATACTCAATAATGCCATCGAGGAAGTTAGAGTCTTGAACAACAGCAAAACCTCCTTTGAGGAAGAGACTTTGTTGACCCAAGTAATTCTCTACTTTACTTTCCTCGGCATCGATTTCCCAGCGAGTCGAGTCAAAGGGGATGACTTGGCTCGCTTGAAGGGGTTGGCTATAGGAATAACCTACTGTCAAGAGAATAAAGACAAATATTCCGATTAAGTATCGCTTAAGTTTTATCATCTTGCCCACTCTTTTTGCAAGAGACCTAAATTAATTTACGTCAAGTCATGCTCATTCTACCCCGTAGTTTACCATTTATAGCTTTTGTCAAGAAAAGCTTATACTTAGGTACTCTTGAGATTCCTAGAGTGTTAAGAGTGAAATATCAAAACCTACTTTTCCTACTTTTCCTACCTTTCCTACTTTTCCTACCTTTCTGACTTTTCCTACTTTCGTAGATTTGTGCAGAAAATATGTACTTATTCGTCTCGCTTTTAGCTAAAGTTAAAGCAGCAAAAACGACTTGGCTAGGGGTCGGTCGGGAAAAAGAATAAATTATCGTTTTTGGGGGACGGGAAAGAAAATTGGCGATCGCTACTAGGCAAATGAACAGGATATGGTAAAACGGACAAATAGACTACTGCTTTTTGGACAAGAAATACCCATTGTTCGTTTTTTGCAAAGGAATTCCCCTATGAAGATAGTTAAACTGTTCATCGTACCTCTGTTACTAGCTGTTTTCACCAGTTTTATTATTATTAGTTGTTCTCCTTCGGAAGAAACAACTACGTCCACGACTGGAGAACCTACCACTACAGAAAGTGCCTCGGTAAATGAGTCAGCACTGGAGGTGAATGTTTTTGAGGCTAGCGAAAAGGGCGTTTTAGTGTTATCGTCACTGATTGAAGGTGAAAACGAGGCGATTTTGGTTGATAGCCAGTTGTTGCTGAGTGAAGCTGAACGCTTGGCTGACCAAATCGAGACTTCAGGTAAAGAGTTGAAAGCAATTTGGATTACTCACGCCCATCCAGATCATTATTTTGGTGTCGAAAAGGTTTTAGAGAAGTTTCCAGAAACTCCAGTTTACTCCACACCAGAAATTGTTGGTGAGATTGAACAGCGTAATCCTCAATTTGTCCAAGGTTTGAAACAAAATTACGGTGATGATGTAACGGGTAATCCCATTGTCCCGGAAGCCTATAACGAAGACTACATCGACTTAGATGGCGAACGTTTGGAAATTATCAAGTTTAATCGAGGTGATACTCCCAATACTACAGGGATTAAAGTTCCCGACGGTACAGTAATCGCGGCAGATGTTCTTTATTGGGGAGTTCATCCATTTTTGGTAGAGGCGGCTACAAAAGAAGCACGTAGTGCATGGTTAACTACTATTGATAACCTGGAAGCGATGAATCCCACTCAAGTTATTCCGGGACACAAAGCGCCTGAGTTTAACTTGAGCAATAGTTTAGAAAGCATTGATTCGATGCGCAAATATCTGAACGATTTCGGAACGATTGTCCAAACAAAAACTAGTGCAGATGAAGCTTTGGCTGCGGTTGAGGAAGCTTATCCAGATTATAAACTTCCGGGCTTTTTCTTGAGACTTAGTACCCAAGCAGCATACCAAAATCAAAGTTAGTTTTCCTAACTTTTGAGTAACGCTGTCACCCCAAAGGGGGCAGTTACACTAGTAAAGCCCGCTTAAGCGGGCTAAATTATTCATCAAAAAAGATAGATAGAATTATTTTTTCTATTTCAGCCAACTAAAAATAAGAATATGACTCAATCTTCTACGTCTCAAAGTCAGGAAAGTATTAAGTTAGATGTTCTGGCGAAAGATGCGACTGTAGCTTTGGTTATTCAGGCGACTGGCTTGGTTTTAACTTATTCGGTACAGGTAATTTTGGCGCGATGGATGGGTAGAACTGAGTATGGTATCTATGAATATACGGTTGCTTGGTCGTTATTGTTGGGCATTCCCGCCGGGTTGGGTTTACCGCGCACGGCTTTGCGTTTAATCTCGGAATATCGAGTGAGAAAAGATTGGGGACGTTTGCGCGGGATTATTCGCGGTAGCTGGTTGGTAACTTTGGTGGCTGGTTTTTTGCTGTGTTTGGGTGCGGCGGGAACTATCTGGTTGGTAAATTACTATCACAGCTTTGTTTATGCGATGCCGATGTTGGTGGGGTTAGGGTTGATTCCGCTACAGGCTTTGGTACAGTTACAGTTGGAAACGGCGCGGGCGTTGGAAGATGTACCATTAGCTTATGCTCCATCGCAAATTGTTTGGCCGATTTTGGTGATTTGCGGGGGATTTTTTCTGCTGCAAACTAACCACCATCTCAATAGTTTGATTATGATTGCTGTGGCGACAGTGATGTTATTTGTGGTGGTGGCGTTTCAGTTATGGTTTTTGCGGGAGAAACTGAATCGCAAAATTGAACCTGCTACTCCAGTTTATGCTTATCGGGAGTGGTTAGCGATCGCTTTGGTCTTGGTTTTGCAGCAGGCTTTCTATATTATTTTGAACCAAACTGATATTATTATGGTCGGTTCTTTGGTGGGTCCGGGGGCGACGGGCATTTATAATGCGGCTGTGAAAACGGCGATGTGGGTGAGTTTCATTTTACAAATTGTCAATATTGTCGCTGCACCTGCGTTTGCAACTCTTTATACTCAAGGAAAGCTTCAGGAGTTACAAAAGGTCGTTTCTACAGTTACGGTGTGGATTTTTTGGCCCTCGCTGGCGATCGCGGCTTGCTTACTGCTTCTCACTAAACCAATTTTAAGTCTTTTTGGCTCTGATTTTCTCGTGGCTAGTCTACCTTTGAAAGTTTTGGTTTTGGGACAGGTGGTCAATGCTATTTGTGGCTCTGTTGGTAGTTTAACAGTGATGACGGGTCATCAAAACAAATCAGTGAAGATTTTTGGTGTTAGTGCTTTAATTAATTTAGTGCTAAACGCGATCGCTATTCCTCGCTTTGGTGCTGTCGGCGCAGCAATGACTACTAGCTTTACAATGGTTGTCTGGAATATCTGGCTGAGTATCTTAGTTGTGCGAGAAATTGGCATTAATCCTTTAATCTTTTATAGTTTCTTCGGTAGAGTAGAGGACTCCACTAGCGAAGAATAAAGTGGTTGCCCCTATTTTTTGCTGAGGCTACAATAAATGAAATCAATTCTCCAATCTTTGTATTTCATTTTACACTTTTAATTTACCAATGGATAAGAAACTATTTCCCGGACTGAATTCCGAAATTTACGAACATCCTTTTGATAGTAAAGCTTTGATTTCTTTGCAAAGGATGCCTGGTGTATCCTTAATGTTTAAAAAAATCAATGAGTACGGTATAGATCGCTTATTTCGCTTTCGGTGTCTGGGTAATGGTTTGAAGGTGAATAGCCGCAATTTCCCCGATATGTATCAGGCATTTATGTCAGCTTGTCAAGTCTTGGATATTTCGCCTATTCCTGAATTATATCTCGTCCATGGTGAAGGTTACATTAAAACTTTTACCATTGGCGTAAATAAATCCATTGTTATTCTGAATATGGATGGATTTGAGTTACTTTCTCCCGAAGAATTAGTTTATGTTTTTGGTCACGAATTAGGACATATTAAAAGTAAACATATGCTCTATCACCAAACCGCAACTGTGCTTCCGGCTTTGGGGAAAGTAATTGCTAATTCTACTCTGGGGATTGGTGGCTTGGCAACTAATGGTGTAGAATTGGCTTTATATCAATGGGTGATGATGGCAAAGTTGACTTGCGATCGCGCAGGATTATTAGCTTGTCAAAATCTAGATGTCGCTACGAGTGCTTTAATTAAACTTGCTGGTTTACCTGGTGAATATATCACCGATCCAGTAGTAGAAGATTTTGTCGCTCAAGCTCGCGAATTTTCAACTTATAATCTTGATAATCTTGATAAGGTAACTAAAATTCTTAGCTTTATTGAAAATATGCGTCCTTGGGCAGTTTTACGCGCTTCTGAGTTATTAAAATGGGTTGATTCGGGCGAATATCAATCTGTACTTATGGGGACATATCTGACTGAAGATTCAACTGATACTATTGATATAGTTGATGATGAAGATGACTCAGAAGAATGGGATTTCTTGGCTTCTTGGGAACCTAGTTATAAACGATCGAA
The Oscillatoria salina IIICB1 DNA segment above includes these coding regions:
- a CDS encoding MBL fold metallo-hydrolase, translating into MKIVKLFIVPLLLAVFTSFIIISCSPSEETTTSTTGEPTTTESASVNESALEVNVFEASEKGVLVLSSLIEGENEAILVDSQLLLSEAERLADQIETSGKELKAIWITHAHPDHYFGVEKVLEKFPETPVYSTPEIVGEIEQRNPQFVQGLKQNYGDDVTGNPIVPEAYNEDYIDLDGERLEIIKFNRGDTPNTTGIKVPDGTVIAADVLYWGVHPFLVEAATKEARSAWLTTIDNLEAMNPTQVIPGHKAPEFNLSNSLESIDSMRKYLNDFGTIVQTKTSADEALAAVEEAYPDYKLPGFFLRLSTQAAYQNQS
- a CDS encoding flippase — protein: MTQSSTSQSQESIKLDVLAKDATVALVIQATGLVLTYSVQVILARWMGRTEYGIYEYTVAWSLLLGIPAGLGLPRTALRLISEYRVRKDWGRLRGIIRGSWLVTLVAGFLLCLGAAGTIWLVNYYHSFVYAMPMLVGLGLIPLQALVQLQLETARALEDVPLAYAPSQIVWPILVICGGFFLLQTNHHLNSLIMIAVATVMLFVVVAFQLWFLREKLNRKIEPATPVYAYREWLAIALVLVLQQAFYIILNQTDIIMVGSLVGPGATGIYNAAVKTAMWVSFILQIVNIVAAPAFATLYTQGKLQELQKVVSTVTVWIFWPSLAIAACLLLLTKPILSLFGSDFLVASLPLKVLVLGQVVNAICGSVGSLTVMTGHQNKSVKIFGVSALINLVLNAIAIPRFGAVGAAMTTSFTMVVWNIWLSILVVREIGINPLIFYSFFGRVEDSTSEE
- a CDS encoding M48 family metallopeptidase translates to MDKKLFPGLNSEIYEHPFDSKALISLQRMPGVSLMFKKINEYGIDRLFRFRCLGNGLKVNSRNFPDMYQAFMSACQVLDISPIPELYLVHGEGYIKTFTIGVNKSIVILNMDGFELLSPEELVYVFGHELGHIKSKHMLYHQTATVLPALGKVIANSTLGIGGLATNGVELALYQWVMMAKLTCDRAGLLACQNLDVATSALIKLAGLPGEYITDPVVEDFVAQAREFSTYNLDNLDKVTKILSFIENMRPWAVLRASELLKWVDSGEYQSVLMGTYLTEDSTDTIDIVDDEDDSEEWDFLASWEPSYKRSN